In Pseudomonas fluorescens NCIMB 11764, a single window of DNA contains:
- a CDS encoding sensor histidine kinase gives MIAETSSPGSKQAQRLLRLYHLYRLSVGITLVLLISSNLDNQLLTYSNDDLLRSGSWLYLVLNILLVVFLENTRRPAQLFSLALIDVLLLCGLFYAAGGVASAIGNLLIVSVAISNALLRSRIGLLIAAVGALGIVGLSFLLSFSHPATPNDYLQVGTLGALCFAAALLVQGLIQRVEVSETLAEQRASEVVGLEALNALILQRMRTGILVLDEQRRVQLANHSAQALLGRDNLEGRRIDDCSPALVERLQLWRNNPTLRPQSLKITSSGLELQPSFIALDQSPHHQTLVFLEDLAQIAQQAQQLKLAALGRLTAGIAHEIRNPLGAISHAAQLLRESEELNGADRRLTQIIQDHSQRMNRVIENVLQLSRRQQAAPQRLDLKPWLEQFVAESREGALDRQKIHLHIGSGDFKTLMDPNQLTQILDNLLRNAWRHSAQTHDQAQVWLDLFIDPDTQLPIIEVLDDGAGVAPDQQVHLFEPFFTTSAQGTGLGLYLSRELCESNQARLDFKPRQGGGCFRITFAHGRKQS, from the coding sequence GTGATCGCTGAGACGTCCAGTCCCGGCAGCAAACAGGCCCAGCGACTGCTGCGCCTTTATCATCTCTACCGTTTAAGTGTCGGCATCACCCTGGTGCTGCTGATCTCCAGCAACCTCGACAACCAGTTGCTGACCTATTCCAATGACGACCTGTTGCGCAGTGGCAGCTGGTTGTATCTGGTCCTGAACATTCTGCTGGTGGTCTTCCTTGAGAACACCCGCCGTCCGGCACAACTGTTCAGCCTGGCGCTGATCGATGTCCTGCTGCTGTGCGGCCTGTTCTATGCCGCCGGTGGTGTCGCCAGCGCCATTGGCAACCTGCTGATCGTCTCGGTGGCCATCAGCAATGCCTTGTTGCGAAGTCGTATCGGCCTGCTGATTGCCGCCGTCGGCGCACTCGGCATCGTCGGGCTGAGTTTTCTGCTGAGCTTCAGCCATCCCGCCACCCCTAACGATTACCTGCAAGTCGGTACGCTCGGTGCGCTGTGTTTTGCCGCGGCATTGCTGGTGCAAGGGCTGATCCAGCGGGTGGAAGTCAGCGAAACCCTCGCCGAGCAACGGGCCAGTGAAGTCGTGGGCCTGGAAGCCCTCAATGCGTTGATCCTGCAGCGCATGCGCACCGGCATCCTGGTGCTCGACGAACAGCGGCGAGTGCAACTGGCCAATCACAGCGCCCAGGCCCTGCTGGGCCGGGACAACCTCGAAGGCCGAAGGATCGATGACTGCTCACCCGCTCTCGTCGAGCGCCTGCAACTGTGGCGGAATAACCCGACGCTGCGCCCCCAAAGCCTGAAAATCACCAGCAGCGGCCTGGAACTGCAACCGAGCTTCATTGCGCTGGACCAAAGCCCGCACCACCAGACCCTGGTGTTTCTCGAAGACCTCGCGCAAATCGCCCAACAGGCTCAACAACTGAAACTCGCCGCCCTTGGCCGCCTGACTGCCGGTATCGCCCACGAAATACGCAATCCGCTGGGCGCCATTAGTCATGCCGCCCAGCTATTGCGGGAATCCGAGGAACTGAACGGCGCGGACCGACGTCTGACCCAGATTATTCAAGATCACTCTCAGCGTATGAATCGGGTTATCGAAAACGTCCTGCAACTGTCCCGCCGCCAACAAGCCGCGCCGCAACGGCTCGATCTGAAGCCGTGGCTGGAACAATTCGTTGCAGAAAGTCGCGAAGGCGCGCTCGACCGCCAAAAAATTCATCTGCATATCGGCTCGGGCGACTTCAAAACACTGATGGACCCGAACCAGTTGACCCAGATTCTCGACAACCTGCTGCGCAATGCCTGGCGCCACAGCGCTCAAACCCATGATCAGGCGCAGGTCTGGCTTGATCTGTTCATCGACCCCGACACCCAGTTGCCCATCATCGAAGTGTTGGACGATGGCGCCGGTGTGGCGCCGGATCAGCAAGTGCATCTGTTCGAACCGTTTTTCACCACCAGCGCCCAAGGCACAGGTCTGGGGCTTTATCTGTCCCGTGAACTGTGCGAAAGCAACCAGGCCCGCCTAGACTTCAAGCCACGCCAAGGCGGCGGCTGCTTTCGCATCACCTTTGCTCACGGACGGAAACAGAGTTGA
- a CDS encoding PP0621 family protein: MLRLLFWIALIAVAVWFWRKFKAQPSVPKSSAELEAAPMVRCAQCGVHLPRDRALSLQQQWYCSQAHLEQGPSTRDR; this comes from the coding sequence ATGCTTCGTCTATTGTTCTGGATCGCCCTGATTGCCGTTGCGGTATGGTTCTGGCGCAAGTTCAAGGCTCAACCCTCTGTGCCCAAGTCCTCTGCCGAACTGGAAGCAGCGCCCATGGTCCGCTGCGCCCAGTGTGGCGTCCACCTGCCTCGCGACCGCGCGCTGAGCCTTCAACAACAATGGTATTGCAGCCAGGCTCACCTTGAGCAAGGCCCAAGCACCCGTGATCGCTGA
- a CDS encoding outer membrane protein assembly factor BamD, translating into MQVKHLLLIAILALTAACSSKEVVDENLSEVELYQQAQRDLDNNSYTAATAKLKALESRYPFGRYADQAQLELIYANYKNTEPEAAKSAAERFIRLHPQHPNVDYAYYLKGLTSFDQDVGLLSRFLPLDMTKRDPGAARDSYNEFAQLTSRFPNSRYSPDAKQRMIYLRNLLAAYEIHVADYYLTRQAYVAAANRGRYVVENFQETPSVGDGLAIMTEAYQRLHLDDLAATSLETLKLNYPNHPTLVDGQFVPTVDEADNRSWLSKATLGLIESRPPLPPGETRANQDVQKQFQDAKDAIPNDLKPKDENGDVIEEEEHESEANNSDRSWFSYMTFGMFD; encoded by the coding sequence ATGCAAGTGAAACACCTGCTGCTGATCGCCATCCTCGCATTGACCGCTGCTTGCTCATCGAAGGAAGTCGTAGACGAAAACCTGAGCGAAGTCGAGCTGTACCAGCAGGCACAGCGCGATCTGGACAACAATAGCTACACCGCCGCCACAGCCAAGCTGAAGGCGCTGGAGTCGCGTTATCCGTTCGGTCGCTACGCCGATCAGGCTCAACTCGAGCTCATCTACGCCAACTATAAGAACACCGAGCCTGAGGCTGCGAAGTCTGCCGCCGAGCGTTTCATTCGTTTGCACCCACAGCATCCGAACGTGGATTACGCCTATTACCTCAAGGGTCTGACCTCTTTCGACCAGGACGTCGGCCTGCTGTCGCGTTTCCTGCCGCTGGACATGACCAAGCGTGACCCGGGCGCTGCGCGTGACTCCTACAACGAGTTCGCCCAGCTGACCAGCCGCTTCCCGAACAGCCGCTACTCGCCGGACGCCAAGCAGCGCATGATTTACCTGCGCAACCTGCTGGCAGCCTACGAGATTCACGTCGCCGACTACTACCTGACCCGTCAGGCCTATGTCGCTGCCGCGAACCGTGGCCGTTACGTCGTGGAAAACTTCCAGGAAACCCCATCGGTCGGTGACGGCCTGGCGATCATGACCGAAGCCTACCAGCGTCTGCACCTGGACGACCTGGCGGCCACCAGCCTCGAAACACTCAAGCTCAACTACCCGAACCATCCAACCCTGGTGGACGGTCAGTTCGTGCCGACGGTAGATGAAGCCGACAACCGTTCGTGGCTGAGCAAGGCCACCCTGGGCCTGATCGAGTCCCGTCCACCGCTGCCGCCGGGCGAAACCCGCGCCAACCAGGACGTACAGAAGCAATTCCAGGACGCCAAGGACGCGATTCCTAACGATCTCAAGCCTAAAGATGAAAATGGCGACGTGATCGAAGAAGAGGAACACGAGTCCGAAGCCAACAACAGCGACCGCTCGTGGTTCAGCTACATGACCTTCGGCATGTTCGACTGA
- a CDS encoding sigma-54-dependent transcriptional regulator: MNTSPQQKVLIVDDEPDIRELLEITLGRMKLDTFSARNLGEAQTLLKRETFDLCLTDMRLPDGTGLELVQHIQQRYPQLPVAMITAYGNLETAINALKAGAFDFLTKPVDLACLRELVTSALRMPAPGATVDRRLLGDSLPMRNLRKQIDKLARSQAPVYISGESGSGKELVARLIHEQGSRANQPFIPVNCGAIPSELMESEFFGHRKGSFSGAIEDKPGLFQAAHGGTLFLDEVADLPLAMQVKLLRAIQEKAVRSVGGQQETVVDVRILCATHKDLAAEVAAERFRQDLYYRLNVIELRVPPLRERRDDIESLASHVLMRLAARAGEPATKLQPQALEALKNYRFPGNVRELENMLERAHTLCENKQIEASDLRLAEGNCTADSGVQDLTQIDNLEVYLDNVERKLILQALEETRWNRTAAAQRLNLSFRSMRYRLKKFGLD; the protein is encoded by the coding sequence TTGAACACCAGCCCCCAGCAAAAAGTCCTGATCGTCGACGACGAACCGGATATCCGCGAACTCCTGGAAATCACCCTGGGACGAATGAAACTCGACACGTTCAGCGCCCGCAACCTTGGCGAAGCCCAGACCTTGTTGAAGCGTGAAACATTCGATCTGTGCCTGACCGACATGCGTCTTCCGGACGGCACCGGCCTTGAGCTGGTGCAACACATTCAGCAACGCTATCCCCAACTGCCGGTTGCCATGATCACCGCTTATGGCAACCTGGAAACGGCGATCAACGCGCTCAAGGCTGGTGCTTTCGACTTCCTGACCAAACCGGTGGACCTCGCCTGCCTGCGCGAACTGGTCACCAGTGCACTGCGTATGCCCGCGCCAGGCGCCACCGTCGATCGTCGTTTGCTGGGCGACTCGTTGCCCATGCGCAATTTGCGTAAACAGATCGACAAGCTGGCCCGCAGTCAGGCGCCGGTGTACATCAGCGGCGAGTCCGGCAGCGGCAAGGAGTTGGTCGCCCGGCTGATCCATGAACAAGGGTCACGCGCCAACCAGCCGTTTATCCCGGTGAACTGCGGGGCAATCCCGTCGGAGCTGATGGAGAGCGAATTTTTCGGGCATCGCAAAGGCAGCTTCAGCGGCGCCATCGAAGACAAACCCGGACTGTTCCAGGCAGCCCATGGCGGCACGCTGTTCCTCGACGAAGTGGCTGATTTGCCGCTGGCGATGCAAGTCAAACTGTTGCGGGCGATTCAGGAAAAAGCCGTTCGCAGCGTGGGCGGGCAACAGGAAACCGTGGTCGATGTGCGCATCCTCTGCGCCACTCACAAAGACCTCGCCGCCGAAGTCGCCGCTGAACGCTTTCGCCAGGATTTGTACTACCGGCTCAACGTCATCGAACTACGTGTTCCGCCCTTGCGCGAACGCCGCGACGACATTGAATCGTTGGCCAGCCATGTTCTCATGCGTCTGGCAGCCCGCGCCGGCGAGCCCGCCACGAAACTCCAACCGCAAGCCCTTGAAGCGCTGAAAAACTATCGTTTTCCGGGCAACGTGCGCGAGCTGGAGAACATGCTCGAACGGGCTCACACTTTGTGCGAAAACAAGCAGATCGAAGCCAGCGACCTGCGACTGGCCGAAGGCAACTGCACCGCAGACAGTGGGGTGCAGGACCTGACGCAGATCGACAATCTGGAGGTCTATCTGGATAACGTCGAACGCAAGCTCATCCTCCAGGCCCTGGAGGAAACCCGCTGGAACCGCACGGCGGCGGCTCAGCGGTTGAATTTGTCGTTTCGGTCGATGCGTTACAGGCTGAAGAAATTCGGGTTGGATTGA
- the rluD gene encoding 23S rRNA pseudouridine(1911/1915/1917) synthase RluD → MSDKIELRAEVPSELGGQRLDQVAAQLFAEHSRSRLSAWIKDGRLTVDGAVIRPRDIVHGGAILELTAEQEAQGEWIAQDIELDIVYEDDDILVINKPAGLVVHPAAGHADGTLLNALLHHVPDIVNVPRAGIVHRLDKDTTGLMVVAKTIQAQTQLVTQLQSRSVSRIYECIVIGVVTAGGKINAPIGRHGQQRQRMAVMEGGKQAVSHYRVLERFRSHTHVRVKLETGRTHQIRVHMSYINFPLVGDPAYGGRFRIPPAASQTMVDSLKTFPRQALHARFLELDHPTTGVRMSWESPLPDDFVWLLTLLKQDREAFIG, encoded by the coding sequence ATGTCCGATAAAATTGAACTTCGCGCAGAGGTGCCGTCCGAATTGGGCGGCCAACGCCTCGATCAAGTCGCCGCACAATTATTCGCTGAGCACTCGCGCTCGCGCCTTTCCGCCTGGATCAAAGACGGCCGCCTGACTGTGGATGGGGCGGTAATCCGCCCGCGAGACATCGTTCACGGTGGCGCCATTCTTGAGCTGACTGCCGAGCAGGAAGCTCAGGGCGAATGGATCGCTCAGGACATCGAGCTGGACATCGTCTATGAAGATGACGACATCCTCGTGATCAACAAGCCTGCGGGCCTGGTGGTGCATCCTGCCGCCGGCCACGCTGACGGCACCTTGCTCAACGCCTTGCTGCACCACGTGCCGGACATCGTCAATGTGCCCCGCGCCGGTATCGTGCATCGCCTGGACAAGGACACCACCGGTCTGATGGTGGTGGCCAAGACCATTCAGGCGCAGACGCAGCTGGTTACACAGTTGCAGAGCCGCAGCGTCAGCCGGATCTACGAGTGCATCGTGATCGGAGTGGTGACTGCCGGCGGCAAGATCAATGCGCCGATTGGCCGTCACGGCCAGCAACGCCAGCGCATGGCCGTGATGGAAGGTGGCAAGCAAGCCGTCAGCCATTACCGCGTGCTCGAGCGTTTCCGCTCCCACACTCACGTGCGGGTGAAGCTGGAAACCGGTCGTACGCACCAGATTCGGGTGCACATGTCCTACATCAACTTCCCGTTGGTCGGAGATCCTGCCTACGGCGGTCGTTTCCGAATCCCGCCAGCCGCCAGCCAGACCATGGTCGATTCCTTGAAGACGTTCCCACGCCAGGCGCTGCATGCGCGGTTCCTGGAGCTGGATCACCCGACCACTGGTGTACGCATGAGCTGGGAATCGCCACTGCCGGACGACTTCGTCTGGTTGCTGACCCTGCTCAAGCAAGACCGCGAGGCGTTCATCGGATGA